The following proteins are co-located in the Candidatus Paracaedibacter acanthamoebae genome:
- a CDS encoding tetratricopeptide repeat protein — protein MKKTRSFILLSLLCATTLCAYSMDSSLAGEASLEENRNRDVIRLKVKGMPIPSYPQEALLGAPLTPVSAEAEFQRGQALEQEGTSDSLAEAAQAYLAAGMNGHTPAFIRLGYMYEGGRLLPATAVEEFRFKDALAAYYIERGGSPEDPMGGFFFTTALPEDEETFDDGAGAAAGDHPTDRPLASLSDIQDDPALSIEEKFFKMGMWYEAAHRPGETIAQRRLRFAYAARFYEQSALWRFYPYAYTSLGHMYYFGKGIDISDSSSMASARLLAQEYYAKGADDDLNDPVAQFMMGFLLEQEKTEEADTQAQIYYQSAASYGYQPACFRLGVRCEQGQEDMSTPEKRQAAYAQAKDYYERVQAQGSEILPLIAQLINLPKDLSPQIARITLLKDQEASLQNPAYALTEYGFCKYLQSQLPSSLLPHWIHMSLTQYALTHGLSYNQNIMETAERVKSIVGLFSSSGQTYVIPGLNAHEQKDLAIQSSKILLNTAHAHQMRQMQLGQYLGQEDLKWKEKTSPDQGAPTHVEAWVSAITPLVKALHEASSPFDGQVFLPTLLSRLTQASASTLLLAADRAIPEGYIEKFNTPLLLIEEEAQGIFKKLKPYQRTLAQQIAFYKNLQDIKNHTGLPFSKALLGDIALARHLMKEANHEDTQENIIKHFQSALALKAYAEQKQLSLLEVKAELDEKARQIMAILSPQLHDFSGIGYHILQNLTGQTSERDAATEIARHYREKLIVTLTQDNLDNDWTNLEDLDPSYVSGSEEEEAAALTKLYDQTVNYIAQAEAALPQDQPHLNLKAVTYEDPALGIYGPIVYESLKDIQAQARELYQSGVIGDSEQEIYESLLNENIHSIRNLIAGLSLGNINMRAIDHIIDTLEGEDQGIAQKIDRKQNLLFMLRKSADWENGEDEKRLLAYTTLVGGTKGRCADGQATFFQEWVLEYVMNHLHEINVSHAPSITDMTLKIRLSILLQDYKRAFIEKHASPFLIGHAVHMGAYEDQTAMKTLLTQMMRLPLSLTGSYSRVLYPSFAIRHLEKPETTIQMKAVMDRFLNGGKIVYKDMRTTTSASGELIYHDKDEDDTPEPYRAEVSFDGMSLKTLSQEIRSALVDLKREQLVSEPLPGLVSAPRLTFVLGEAVVKDFLQHDPVIASFYSTFVQSNYSQGNIFFDHKAAFEKGTHLRYILRDAAILRLMEVTGYAIVPAGFYEGIPQSWKF, from the coding sequence ATGAAGAAGACTCGGAGCTTTATTTTATTGTCCTTATTGTGTGCCACAACCCTTTGTGCGTATTCAATGGACTCTTCCCTTGCAGGAGAGGCTTCTCTTGAGGAAAACCGAAATCGGGATGTGATTCGTCTTAAGGTTAAAGGGATGCCGATTCCTTCCTATCCCCAGGAGGCTTTGTTAGGCGCTCCTCTGACTCCCGTCAGTGCGGAAGCTGAGTTTCAACGGGGTCAGGCTTTAGAACAGGAAGGAACAAGCGATTCCCTGGCGGAAGCAGCTCAGGCTTATCTGGCAGCAGGGATGAACGGTCATACGCCGGCGTTCATTCGATTGGGGTATATGTATGAAGGGGGTCGTCTCCTGCCTGCCACAGCTGTTGAAGAGTTTCGGTTTAAAGATGCCTTGGCCGCTTACTACATTGAAAGGGGAGGCAGTCCGGAAGACCCGATGGGAGGGTTCTTTTTTACCACCGCCCTTCCGGAGGATGAGGAAACTTTTGATGATGGTGCAGGGGCTGCAGCAGGAGATCATCCCACAGATCGACCCCTGGCATCCTTATCAGATATTCAAGATGATCCAGCCTTATCTATTGAGGAAAAATTCTTTAAGATGGGCATGTGGTATGAAGCTGCTCATCGCCCTGGAGAAACAATTGCCCAACGCCGCTTGCGATTTGCTTATGCAGCCAGGTTCTATGAGCAATCAGCCTTATGGCGCTTCTACCCTTATGCTTATACATCTTTAGGACATATGTATTATTTCGGGAAGGGTATTGATATTTCTGATTCGAGCTCTATGGCTTCTGCTAGACTTCTAGCACAGGAGTATTATGCAAAAGGGGCCGACGACGACCTCAACGATCCGGTAGCTCAGTTCATGATGGGATTTTTGCTAGAACAGGAAAAGACAGAAGAAGCAGATACCCAAGCTCAGATCTATTACCAAAGCGCAGCGAGTTATGGTTATCAACCCGCTTGTTTTCGATTGGGTGTTCGGTGTGAGCAGGGTCAAGAAGACATGAGTACACCGGAAAAGCGACAGGCAGCTTATGCTCAAGCCAAAGATTATTATGAGCGGGTACAAGCCCAAGGATCAGAGATTCTTCCGCTCATTGCTCAATTGATTAATCTTCCCAAAGACTTAAGTCCTCAAATTGCTCGCATCACTCTTTTGAAAGATCAGGAGGCCTCTCTTCAAAATCCGGCCTATGCCTTAACGGAATACGGGTTTTGCAAATATCTTCAATCTCAGCTGCCCTCAAGTCTTTTGCCCCACTGGATTCATATGTCTTTGACTCAATATGCCCTGACTCATGGGTTATCTTATAATCAAAATATTATGGAAACTGCAGAGCGGGTTAAATCCATCGTTGGGTTATTCAGCTCATCAGGGCAAACATATGTTATTCCTGGTTTGAATGCTCACGAGCAAAAAGACCTTGCCATCCAGTCCTCAAAAATTCTTCTTAATACCGCGCATGCTCACCAGATGCGTCAGATGCAGCTTGGGCAGTATTTAGGTCAAGAAGATCTTAAGTGGAAGGAAAAAACAAGTCCAGATCAAGGCGCCCCCACTCATGTTGAGGCTTGGGTGAGCGCTATTACACCTTTGGTGAAAGCCTTACATGAAGCGTCCTCTCCTTTTGATGGTCAAGTCTTTCTACCAACTCTGCTTTCAAGGCTCACCCAGGCTTCAGCCTCAACCCTTTTGCTTGCTGCCGATCGGGCGATTCCTGAAGGATACATAGAGAAATTTAATACCCCACTTTTATTAATTGAGGAGGAAGCGCAAGGAATCTTTAAGAAGTTAAAACCCTATCAAAGAACCCTTGCTCAACAGATTGCCTTTTATAAAAATCTCCAGGATATTAAAAACCATACAGGCTTGCCTTTTTCTAAAGCTCTTCTTGGCGATATTGCCCTGGCCCGCCATCTGATGAAGGAAGCCAATCATGAGGATACGCAGGAGAACATTATCAAGCATTTTCAATCGGCTCTCGCTTTGAAAGCTTATGCAGAGCAAAAACAGCTCAGTTTATTAGAAGTCAAAGCAGAACTAGACGAGAAGGCCCGTCAGATTATGGCGATTTTAAGCCCTCAGCTCCATGATTTCTCAGGCATTGGGTACCATATTTTACAAAACCTTACAGGCCAAACCTCTGAGAGGGATGCGGCAACAGAAATTGCGCGTCACTATCGGGAAAAGCTGATCGTAACTCTAACACAAGATAATTTAGATAATGATTGGACGAATCTGGAGGACCTTGATCCTTCTTATGTTTCAGGGAGCGAAGAGGAAGAAGCAGCTGCTTTAACAAAGCTCTATGACCAGACTGTTAATTATATTGCCCAAGCAGAGGCTGCTCTTCCTCAAGATCAGCCTCATTTAAATTTGAAAGCGGTTACTTATGAAGATCCAGCTCTGGGAATTTATGGACCTATTGTTTATGAGAGTCTTAAAGACATTCAAGCCCAAGCCAGAGAACTCTATCAAAGTGGTGTTATTGGAGATTCAGAGCAAGAGATTTATGAATCTCTCCTGAATGAAAACATCCATTCCATCCGCAATCTGATAGCGGGATTGTCGCTTGGGAATATCAATATGCGAGCTATTGATCATATTATTGATACATTAGAAGGCGAAGATCAGGGGATTGCGCAAAAGATTGATCGCAAGCAAAATCTGTTATTTATGTTGCGCAAAAGTGCCGATTGGGAAAATGGTGAGGATGAAAAACGCCTTCTGGCATACACTACCCTTGTAGGAGGTACTAAGGGCCGCTGTGCAGATGGACAAGCTACTTTTTTTCAAGAGTGGGTTCTTGAGTATGTCATGAATCACTTGCACGAGATTAATGTGAGTCATGCCCCTAGTATCACGGATATGACCTTAAAAATAAGACTGAGCATCCTCCTTCAGGACTACAAGCGTGCCTTTATCGAAAAGCATGCTTCTCCTTTCCTGATTGGTCACGCAGTTCATATGGGAGCCTATGAAGATCAAACAGCTATGAAGACCCTTCTTACTCAGATGATGCGGTTACCATTAAGTCTAACTGGATCCTATAGCCGTGTGCTATATCCATCCTTTGCGATACGTCATTTGGAAAAACCCGAGACGACAATCCAGATGAAAGCTGTAATGGATCGTTTTTTAAATGGCGGTAAAATTGTTTATAAAGATATGCGCACGACCACAAGTGCTTCTGGAGAGTTGATTTATCATGATAAAGATGAAGATGACACGCCAGAGCCTTATCGGGCAGAGGTTTCTTTTGATGGAATGAGCTTAAAAACCCTCTCCCAAGAAATCAGATCGGCTTTGGTAGATCTCAAGAGAGAACAGCTAGTATCTGAGCCATTGCCTGGTCTTGTGTCTGCCCCTCGCTTAACCTTTGTCCTTGGTGAGGCGGTTGTGAAAGATTTCCTTCAACATGATCCTGTGATTGCGAGTTTTTATAGCACTTTTGTTCAATCAAATTATAGTCAAGGCAATATCTTTTTTGATCACAAGGCGGCTTTTGAGAAAGGAACACATCTGAGATACATTTTAAGAGATGCCGCTATCTTGCGATTGATGGAAGTGACAGGTTATGCAATCGTCCCTGCTGGGTTCTATGAGGGTATTCCGCAGAGCTGGAAGTTTTAA
- a CDS encoding recombinase family protein, with product MPRTFAYARVSTMEQNPENQIKEIQEAGFVIELHRIITETISGSMHISRRKGFALLLDKMEKGDILVVTKLDRLGRDAIDVSTTVAKLEKIGIKVHCLALGGVDLTSSAGKMTMGVINAVAQFERDLLIERTQAGLARAKSKGKTLGRPKILSELQTKQTIQQLQEGKTIAAIARNFNTSRQTIMRIRDTINH from the coding sequence ATGCCACGCACTTTTGCTTATGCTCGTGTTTCTACCATGGAACAAAATCCTGAAAACCAGATAAAAGAAATTCAAGAAGCTGGGTTTGTTATTGAGCTGCATCGAATAATTACTGAAACTATATCCGGATCCATGCATATTTCACGGCGTAAAGGGTTTGCGCTTTTGTTAGATAAAATGGAAAAGGGAGATATATTAGTAGTCACTAAGCTCGATCGACTGGGACGGGATGCTATTGATGTAAGCACCACTGTTGCTAAGCTTGAAAAAATAGGAATCAAAGTTCATTGTCTGGCACTTGGAGGTGTTGATCTCACTAGTTCAGCAGGAAAAATGACTATGGGAGTAATTAATGCGGTTGCTCAATTCGAGCGAGATCTGTTAATTGAGCGCACACAAGCCGGCCTTGCTAGAGCCAAATCAAAGGGCAAAACTCTCGGTCGCCCGAAAATTCTCTCAGAATTACAAACAAAGCAAACTATACAGCAATTACAGGAAGGCAAAACTATTGCAGCTATTGCAAGAAACTTTAACACAAGCCGACAAACCATCATGCGTATCAGAGATACTATCAATCATTAA
- a CDS encoding DUF4158 domain-containing protein, which yields MQILTTQEQENFNKPPLFDHMQRKKFFDFPKKLLDLARNLRNPTNQIGFLLLCGYFRAARRFFLPQDFYERDIAVVANILNCSVCEFITHAYKKVSRIRHQQIIVEYYRFQSFNKISKAMIKHEIDAMSSYYLKPKLIFDRCSDILIQKRITLPESGTICELIRQSLQSHKQALMSRMSDQLAPETSVLLDSLFTRDYGEQSYRLTLLKRLS from the coding sequence ATGCAAATATTGACCACACAGGAACAGGAGAATTTTAACAAGCCCCCATTATTTGATCATATGCAGCGAAAAAAGTTTTTTGATTTTCCAAAGAAATTATTGGATTTAGCGCGTAATTTACGAAATCCAACCAATCAGATAGGTTTCTTATTGTTGTGCGGATATTTCAGAGCAGCGAGACGATTCTTCTTACCACAAGATTTTTACGAGAGGGATATTGCCGTCGTAGCAAATATACTTAACTGTTCTGTTTGCGAGTTTATCACACATGCTTATAAAAAGGTAAGTAGGATACGGCATCAGCAAATCATAGTTGAATACTATAGATTTCAATCATTTAATAAAATTTCCAAAGCCATGATTAAGCATGAGATCGACGCGATGTCATCGTACTATTTGAAACCCAAATTAATCTTTGATAGATGCAGCGACATTCTGATCCAAAAGCGCATTACACTTCCGGAATCAGGGACAATATGTGAATTGATACGCCAATCGCTACAATCCCATAAACAGGCTCTGATGTCGCGAATGAGTGATCAGCTAGCTCCTGAAACATCGGTACTTTTGGATTCTTTGTTTACGCGAGATTACGGAGAACAAAGCTACCGACTAACATTATTGAAAAGACTATCCTAA
- a CDS encoding Tn3 family transposase, with protein sequence MHRKLSDTLNLLQLGHAGIRYYAGSVMRSQIFQIHQRSPSDRYIHALAFVAHQYYRMQDNLVDIFLNVMKAFQTTIANERKEKALEQQKTQHNQLQILIQNLEAGIFSVMQEIRSVANDNTLPDSEKVNLIKEALNCDTSRNIENIREEFLGLSDTSTLYDLQESKSLRLQNRISSVLKAVNLQAEQHESPLIEAIDYFRDKDGHITEQAPALFLDETERKALYREDGTFRVSLYKVFLFQHVAAAIKSGKLNLIHSYKYRPLNEYIISRQRWKKEKHRLLERAGLLNFLDSKTVLQQLDHALHEQYKATNTRARKNEYLSFKADGSFRIKTPPLDSRETDPLQAWFPKRHYIPLVEILETVHHHCDMLSAFEHWQQTHTSQTTSRPLLLAGIIGLGCGIGVRKMARISSHVSENELDHTVNWCFSLENIRESNDRVMMVMDKMQLPNIYRSRADKLHTASDGQKFEVRAESLLASRSFKYFGQGQGVSAYTFVDERHFLWHSTIISASDRESAYVIDGLMHNDVVKSDIHSTDTYGYSEAIFGITHMLGFSFAPRLKGLQNKQLYIFKYHSKQERKDWTIVPDHYVNEKLLHQNWDDFLRLVTTIKLKENSASDIFRRLNSYSKQHTLYQTIKAFGQIIKSLFILRYLDEMELRQAIEKQLNKVELSNRFTRAVAIGSPREFTQAEKEEQEVAEACNRLIRNCIICWNYLYLTHKLERMTGEEEKEQLLHIISSHSIMTWAHINMLGEYDFSEEKRKDSVGILSPKMAA encoded by the coding sequence CTGCACAGAAAATTGTCTGATACCTTAAACCTACTTCAATTAGGGCACGCGGGGATTCGCTATTATGCCGGCAGTGTGATGAGGTCACAAATATTCCAGATACACCAGCGCTCCCCATCAGATCGCTATATTCATGCTTTAGCATTTGTCGCGCACCAATATTATCGTATGCAGGATAACCTGGTTGATATTTTCTTAAATGTTATGAAGGCATTCCAAACTACGATCGCTAATGAACGTAAAGAAAAAGCCTTAGAGCAACAGAAGACACAACACAATCAATTGCAAATCTTAATACAAAATCTGGAGGCTGGTATATTTAGCGTAATGCAGGAAATCCGTTCCGTTGCAAATGACAATACTCTTCCAGACAGTGAGAAAGTAAACCTCATCAAAGAAGCATTGAATTGCGATACATCCCGTAATATTGAAAACATCCGTGAAGAATTTTTAGGGTTATCTGACACCTCGACTTTGTATGATCTCCAGGAAAGTAAATCCTTACGTCTGCAAAATCGCATAAGTTCAGTGTTAAAGGCTGTGAACCTTCAAGCTGAACAACACGAATCACCTTTGATAGAAGCAATTGACTATTTCCGCGACAAGGATGGTCATATTACCGAACAGGCCCCTGCATTATTTTTGGATGAGACAGAACGTAAAGCACTCTACAGAGAAGATGGGACATTCCGTGTCTCATTATATAAGGTCTTCCTGTTTCAGCATGTGGCAGCTGCCATCAAATCTGGTAAGCTAAATCTAATACATTCCTATAAATACCGGCCGTTGAATGAGTATATAATAAGCCGGCAACGCTGGAAAAAAGAAAAACATCGGCTTTTGGAGCGTGCCGGGCTGCTGAATTTTCTTGATTCTAAAACCGTATTACAGCAACTGGATCATGCATTGCATGAGCAGTATAAGGCAACCAACACTAGAGCCAGGAAGAATGAATATCTCAGCTTTAAAGCAGACGGGTCGTTCCGTATAAAAACTCCACCACTGGATAGTCGGGAAACTGATCCATTGCAAGCGTGGTTCCCTAAACGACACTATATACCATTGGTTGAAATATTGGAAACCGTACATCATCATTGCGATATGCTATCAGCCTTTGAGCATTGGCAGCAGACTCATACATCACAGACCACCTCCCGCCCTCTCTTACTGGCCGGCATCATCGGGCTTGGCTGTGGAATCGGCGTACGAAAAATGGCCAGAATATCCTCGCATGTTAGTGAGAATGAACTGGATCACACCGTCAATTGGTGTTTTTCATTGGAGAATATCCGTGAATCTAATGACAGAGTAATGATGGTGATGGATAAAATGCAGTTACCAAATATCTACCGTAGTAGAGCAGATAAGCTGCATACCGCTAGTGATGGACAGAAATTTGAGGTACGTGCTGAGTCTTTGCTAGCCAGCCGTTCGTTCAAATATTTTGGGCAAGGGCAAGGGGTAAGTGCTTACACTTTTGTCGATGAGCGGCATTTCCTTTGGCACTCCACCATTATTAGTGCCTCTGACCGTGAGAGCGCCTATGTGATTGATGGACTTATGCATAATGATGTTGTCAAAAGTGATATCCACTCCACGGATACATATGGTTATAGTGAAGCTATTTTCGGCATAACTCATATGCTTGGGTTTTCCTTTGCCCCACGGCTGAAAGGATTGCAGAATAAGCAGCTCTATATATTTAAATATCACAGCAAACAAGAGCGAAAAGATTGGACAATTGTGCCAGACCACTACGTTAATGAGAAACTGCTTCACCAGAACTGGGATGATTTTTTGCGTTTAGTCACAACCATCAAGCTAAAGGAGAATAGCGCATCTGATATATTCAGGCGACTTAATTCCTATTCAAAGCAACATACTCTGTACCAGACAATCAAAGCTTTTGGTCAGATTATAAAATCCTTATTCATCCTTCGTTATCTGGATGAAATGGAATTACGGCAGGCAATTGAGAAACAGCTAAACAAGGTAGAGCTATCCAATCGTTTCACCCGTGCCGTAGCCATTGGTAGCCCACGCGAATTTACGCAGGCAGAGAAAGAAGAGCAGGAAGTTGCTGAAGCATGTAATCGACTGATCAGAAATTGTATTATCTGTTGGAATTACCTCTATCTTACCCATAAGCTGGAACGGATGACCGGCGAGGAGGAAAAAGAACAATTACTCCATATTATTTCCAGCCATTCTATTATGACATGGGCCCATATCAATATGCTTGGTGAATACGATTTCTCCGAAGAAAAGCGTAAAGATTCTGTTGGAATTTTATCCCCGAAAATGGCCGCATGA
- a CDS encoding ATP-dependent RecD-like DNA helicase, with protein MNQPLETICGLVERITFHNEENGFCVLRATVKGHKELVTIVGSLPAVSAGEWVEAHGIWIQDRQYGQQFKATALHLTPPTTLEGIEKYLASGLIKGIGPIYAKKLVQAFGEGVFEVIEADSSKLQTIPGIGPYRQQKIIKGWADQKAIRTIMLFLHSYGVSTTRAVRIYKTYGNNAIQLIQENPYRLAQDIRGIGFVTADKIAMHLGIGKDSLIRARAGISYALAKAMDEGHCGLPIETLLYSCQELLEIEQAIVQEAVNLELQGGTVIKDYIGEKGCIFLQGLYHAEKGMAQKLRDLNTSDLPWPPFNINAAINWVEHHNALSLSLSQKQALIEALTHKVTIITGGPGVGKTTLLRSILQILQSKQVKLALCAPTGRAAQRMAQATGMEAKTIHRLLNINPKTGRFNYNEELPLPCDVLIVDEVSMVDVPLMHALLKAVPLNAAVIFVGDQDQLPSVGPGQVLADLIASKVIPFIHLTETFRQGAQSIIVAIARSINLGIMPNLKGYGPTSDFFFIEIPDAEQGLKQIVDLVTTRLPNTFDYSPLHDIQVLCPMTRGIVGSRNLNTELQQALNPPQPTTSVQKFGNWFSLGDKVMQIENNYDKEVYNGDIGFIKSIDIEEGELIISFEGKDVHYDFSDLDEIVLAYAMTIHKSQGSEYPVVIIPLFTQHYPMLQKNLVYTGITRGKKLVILIGQKRALGIAVSNKTMQKRWSLLSKHLCA; from the coding sequence ATGAACCAACCGTTGGAAACAATCTGTGGCTTGGTAGAACGCATAACCTTTCATAATGAAGAAAATGGATTTTGCGTCTTAAGAGCCACAGTTAAAGGCCATAAAGAGCTTGTAACTATAGTTGGCTCTTTACCTGCTGTCAGTGCTGGGGAATGGGTTGAGGCTCACGGTATATGGATCCAAGATCGTCAATATGGCCAGCAGTTCAAAGCGACAGCCTTGCATTTAACACCGCCAACAACGTTAGAAGGAATTGAAAAGTATTTAGCGTCAGGCCTTATTAAAGGCATCGGCCCTATTTATGCCAAAAAACTTGTCCAAGCTTTTGGGGAAGGTGTTTTTGAAGTCATAGAAGCGGATTCGTCCAAACTCCAAACAATTCCGGGCATAGGCCCTTATAGACAACAGAAAATTATTAAAGGATGGGCCGATCAAAAAGCTATTCGAACCATCATGCTGTTCTTACACTCTTACGGTGTTAGTACTACAAGAGCGGTTCGTATCTACAAAACTTATGGCAATAATGCTATTCAACTTATTCAAGAAAATCCTTATCGGCTTGCTCAAGATATTAGAGGGATCGGCTTTGTCACCGCTGATAAAATTGCCATGCACTTAGGAATTGGTAAAGATTCTCTTATTAGAGCCCGAGCAGGCATCAGTTATGCTTTAGCAAAAGCAATGGATGAGGGGCATTGTGGCCTGCCTATCGAAACATTACTATATTCTTGCCAAGAGCTTTTAGAGATTGAGCAAGCGATAGTGCAAGAAGCTGTAAACCTCGAGCTTCAAGGGGGCACCGTTATCAAAGATTATATTGGTGAAAAGGGTTGCATTTTTTTGCAAGGCTTATACCACGCTGAAAAAGGAATGGCGCAGAAGTTACGAGATTTAAACACCTCAGATTTGCCGTGGCCCCCATTTAATATCAACGCAGCCATTAATTGGGTAGAACATCATAACGCCCTTTCTTTGTCCCTTTCTCAAAAACAAGCCCTCATTGAGGCGTTAACCCATAAAGTAACCATCATTACAGGGGGCCCGGGCGTTGGGAAAACAACGTTGCTCAGGTCCATTCTACAAATTTTACAATCCAAACAGGTAAAACTAGCCTTATGTGCGCCGACAGGGCGTGCGGCTCAACGAATGGCACAAGCCACAGGGATGGAAGCTAAAACCATCCATAGGCTCTTGAACATTAATCCTAAAACGGGAAGGTTTAATTACAATGAAGAGCTGCCTCTTCCCTGTGATGTTCTTATAGTCGATGAAGTTTCCATGGTTGATGTTCCTTTAATGCATGCCCTTCTAAAGGCAGTTCCTTTAAATGCCGCTGTGATTTTTGTCGGGGATCAAGATCAATTACCGTCAGTCGGTCCCGGTCAAGTACTCGCTGATTTAATTGCCTCTAAGGTCATTCCGTTCATTCATCTTACAGAAACTTTTAGGCAAGGGGCTCAGAGCATTATTGTCGCAATTGCCCGCAGTATCAATCTAGGAATTATGCCCAACCTAAAAGGGTATGGACCTACATCTGATTTCTTTTTCATCGAAATACCTGACGCAGAACAAGGGCTTAAACAGATTGTCGATCTCGTGACAACACGCTTGCCGAACACGTTTGATTATTCTCCCCTTCATGACATTCAAGTGCTTTGTCCCATGACGCGAGGAATAGTGGGCTCGCGTAATCTAAACACCGAATTGCAGCAAGCTTTAAACCCACCTCAGCCAACAACAAGCGTTCAAAAGTTTGGGAATTGGTTTAGCCTTGGGGACAAGGTGATGCAAATAGAAAACAATTATGACAAAGAAGTCTATAATGGAGACATCGGTTTTATTAAAAGCATCGATATAGAAGAAGGAGAATTGATTATCAGTTTTGAGGGGAAAGACGTTCACTATGATTTCAGTGACCTTGATGAAATTGTTTTAGCTTATGCAATGACAATTCATAAATCCCAAGGATCAGAATACCCGGTTGTCATCATTCCATTATTTACTCAGCATTACCCCATGTTGCAAAAGAACCTTGTCTATACAGGAATTACCCGAGGCAAAAAGCTCGTTATTTTAATAGGACAGAAAAGAGCTTTAGGGATCGCGGTGAGCAATAAAACTATGCAAAAGCGTTGGTCACTTTTATCAAAGCATTTATGCGCTTAG
- a CDS encoding type II toxin-antitoxin system RelE/ParE family toxin — protein MEFIESPLFSKLISSYLDNDEYAAFQWDLALHPEKGDIIPSSGGLRKIRWSAKGKGKRGGVRVIYFYQNKQGQIWLLTIYAKNEDENIPLSVLKKVKKELEI, from the coding sequence ATGGAATTTATAGAATCACCTTTATTCAGTAAGCTTATTTCATCTTATCTTGATAATGATGAGTATGCGGCTTTTCAATGGGACTTAGCCCTACATCCTGAAAAAGGAGACATCATTCCAAGCAGCGGTGGATTAAGGAAAATTAGATGGTCAGCAAAAGGTAAAGGAAAACGGGGAGGGGTAAGAGTTATATACTTTTACCAGAATAAACAAGGGCAAATTTGGTTACTGACTATTTATGCTAAAAATGAGGATGAAAATATCCCCTTATCCGTATTGAAAAAGGTTAAAAAGGAGTTAGAAATATGA
- a CDS encoding helix-turn-helix domain-containing protein, producing the protein MNNSRNIGQEILEALNEIKNGKGVIKKIDACKDVSRIRQELNLSQAAFSSLMGISVRTLQEWEQGRRYPTGPALSLLRIAHKHPEAFVNL; encoded by the coding sequence ATGAATAATTCTAGAAATATTGGTCAGGAAATTTTAGAAGCTCTTAATGAAATAAAAAATGGCAAAGGTGTCATAAAAAAGATAGATGCTTGCAAAGATGTTAGCCGTATACGACAGGAATTAAATCTTTCCCAAGCCGCCTTTTCTTCGCTTATGGGGATTAGTGTGCGTACTTTACAAGAGTGGGAACAAGGAAGACGGTATCCTACAGGACCAGCTTTATCCTTATTAAGGATTGCCCATAAACATCCTGAAGCATTTGTCAATCTTTAA
- a CDS encoding mobile mystery protein B encodes MIFTYGEGATPFNEDDADKLIPNHIRTQHQLNEWEQANILIAERYLFSRKRNDILTTAFINRIHKKMFGQTWKWAGTFRKHQTNIGVKPYEITSCLKILCDDAKFWVSNQIYEAEEIAVRFHHRLVAIHPYPNGNGRLSRLMGDVLLYNLKNKRLSWGRVSLVQASQTRQEYIRSLREADQGNYVDLLKFAVG; translated from the coding sequence ATGATCTTTACTTATGGAGAAGGTGCTACACCTTTTAATGAGGATGATGCCGATAAACTCATCCCCAACCATATTCGGACTCAGCACCAATTAAATGAGTGGGAACAGGCTAATATCCTTATTGCTGAAAGATACCTTTTCTCGCGCAAAAGAAATGATATTTTAACCACGGCTTTCATCAATAGGATCCATAAAAAGATGTTTGGCCAAACCTGGAAATGGGCTGGTACCTTCCGTAAACATCAAACGAATATTGGCGTTAAACCCTACGAGATTACTTCCTGTCTAAAAATTCTTTGCGACGATGCGAAATTTTGGGTGAGCAACCAAATATATGAAGCTGAAGAAATTGCTGTCCGTTTTCATCATCGTCTCGTCGCCATCCATCCTTATCCTAACGGTAATGGAAGGTTATCTAGGCTCATGGGCGATGTACTCTTATATAATCTTAAGAATAAAAGGCTCTCTTGGGGAAGAGTCAGCCTAGTGCAAGCCTCACAAACACGTCAAGAATACATACGGTCTTTAAGAGAAGCTGATCAGGGTAATTATGTAGATCTTTTAAAATTTGCAGTAGGCTAA